One window from the genome of Hippocampus zosterae strain Florida chromosome 7, ASM2543408v3, whole genome shotgun sequence encodes:
- the hid1b gene encoding protein HID1b isoform X1 — protein MGSGDSKLHFRKAVIQLTSSTQAVEASDEVFWDQFWAEPSMSVQDIFALVPPAEIRALREESPSNLATLCYKAVEKLGRAADRCCPSERERVSVLNCTRLLTRVLPFVFEDADWRGFMWAGLPAARKQCCQDNDNDDDDDPDGARPLAESLLLAIADLLFCPDFTVQGRKRGGQEVVADADGAVDSCELIWEAGVGFSQSPPLNTSHDRNRTELLKLLLTCFSEVLYLAPAEHRVNPWVRFFCSAANRHALPLFTSLLNVVCAYQPSGWGFPYDHLLMSDQRQLLVEQALQVLMVALEQGAPRAAAEDETDLCGPENQFVNFLSRIHREEDLSFILKGVSRLLNNPLAQTYLPNSTKKITFHQELFVLFWKLCDFNKKFLFFVLKSSDVLDVLVPILFFLNEARADPSGTGLVHMGVFILLLLSGERNFGVRLNKPFTLRVPMDVPVFSGTHADLLLVIFHRMMTCGHRRLQPLFDCLLTIIVNVSPYLKSLSMVSANKLLHLLELFSGPWFLFSAPHNHQLVFFLLEVFNNIIQYQFDGNSNLVYSLIRGRSLFQRLANLQADAAFINKALLHQKKKKKKSADTSHDNSAGTESCPKSRQEELDLVGSLEAAPEPHRSWIHNITQKSQVGDNGAVDSDGARTAAECSVVGGANDTESNSERDHHEGTQKESKGAIRLPARASASSPWSPTPDWVLSWKSKLPLQTIMRLLQVLVPQVEKICIDKGLTDESEILKFLQHGTLVGLLPVPHPILIRKYQANAVTSSWFHTYTWGVVYLRNLDPPIWYDTDIRLFEIQKL, from the exons ATGGGCAGCGGTGACAGCAAACTTCACTTCAGGAAGGCTGTAATCCAGCTCACCAGCTCCACTCAG GCCGTGGAAGCATCGGATGAGGTCTTCTGGGACCAGTTCTGGGCCGAGCCGTCCATGTCGGTCCAGGACATCTTCGCCTTAGTTCCGCCGGCTGAGATCCGAGCGCTGAGGGAGGAATCTCCATCCAACCTGGCCACATTGTGCTACAAG GCGGTGGAGAAGTTGGGCCGGGCGGCGGATCGTTGCTGCCCGTCGGAGCGAGAGCGCGTCTCCGTCCTAAACTGCACGCGTCTGTTGACCCGCGTGCTGCCCTTCGTCTTCGAGGACGCCGACTGGCGAGGCTTCATGTGGGCCGGCCTGCCTGCCGCCCGTAAGCAA TGTTGCCAGGACAACGAcaacgacgacgatgatgacccCGATGGCGCTCGCCCCCTGGCTGAGTCGCTCCTCCTGGCCATCGCCGACCTTCTCTTCTGTCCCGACTTCACTGTCCAGGGCCGTAAGCGGGGCGGGCAG GAAGTTGTTGCAGACGCCGACGGCGCGGTGGACAGCTGCGAGTTGATCTGGGAGGCGGGCGTGGGCTTCTCCCAATCGCCGCCGCTCAACACCAGCCATGACAGAAACAG GACGGAGCTTCTCAAGCTGCTGCTGACGTGCTTCTCCGAGGTCCTTTACCTGGCGCCCGCCGAGCATCGCGTCAACCCCTGGGTGCGCTTCTTCTGCTCCGCCGCCAACAG ACACGCGCTCCCGCTCTTCACGTCGCTGCTGAACGTGGTGTGCGCCTACCAGCCTTCCGGATGGGGCTTCCCTTACGACCACTTGCTCATGTCAGACCAGCGCCAGCTGCTGGTGGAACAAGCGCTTCAGGTTCTCATGGTCGCGCTGGAGCAGGGCGCACcccgcgccgccgccgaggACGAGACCGAT TTGTGTGGTCCTGAGAACCAGTTTGTCAACTTCCTGTCCAGGATCCACCGAGAAGAG GACTTGAGCTTCATCCTGAAAGGTGTGAGCCGGCTCCTCAACAACCCTTTGGCGCAGACCTACCTGCCCAACTCCACCAAGAAGATCACCTTCCACCAGGAACTCTTCGTCCTGTTTTGGAAATTGTGCGACTTCAACAAG AAATTCCTCTTCTTCGTGCTGAAGAGCAGCGACGTTCTGGACGTGCTGGTCCCCATTCTGTTCTTCCTCAACGAAGCCCGCGCCGATCCCT CTGGTACGGGCCTGGTCCACATGGGCGTCTTCATCCTGCTGCTATTGAGCGGGGAGAGGAACTTTGGCGTACGCCTCAACAAACCCTTCACGCTGCGCGTCCCCATGGACGTTCCGGTTTTCAGCGGGACGCACGCCGACCTGCTGCTCGTG ATCTTCCACAGGATGATGACGTGCGGACATCGGCGACTGCAGCCGCTCTTCGACTGTTTGCTCACCATCATCGTCAACG TTTCTCCGTACCTGAAGAGCTTGTCCATGGTGTCGGCCAACAAGCTTCTGCACCTCCTGGAGCTTTTCTCCGGGCCGTGGTTCCTGTTCTCGGCCCCGCACAACCACCAGCTCGTCTTCTTCCTCCTGGAGGTTTTCAACAACATCATCCAGTACCAGTTTGACG GTAACAGCAACCTGGTGTACTCCCTGATCCGGGGGAGGAGCCTTTTCCAACGGCTCGCCAACCTCCAGGCCGACGCGGCGTTCATCAACAAGGCGCTGTTGcaccaaaagaagaagaaaaaaaagagcgccGACACTTCCCACGACAACTCTGCAGGCACGGAATCCTGCCCGAAAAGCCGACAGGAGGAGTTGGACCTGGTCGGTTCCCTGGAAGCCGCGCCGGAACCACATCGCAGCT GGATCCACAACATCACACAGAAGTCCCAAGTTGGTGATAACGGCGCCGTCGATTCGGACGGCGCGCGGACCGCCGCCGAGTGCAGCGTCGTGGGCGGGGCTAACGACACCGAGTCCAACTCGGAGAGGGACCACCACGAG ggcacgCAGAAGGAGAGCAAAGGGGCCATTCGCCTCCCAGCCAGGGCCTCGGCTTCTTCGCCCTGGAGCCCCACGCCCGACTGG GTGCTGTCGTGGAAGTCCAAACTTCCCCTGCAGACCATCATGCGACTTCTGCAGGTTCTGGTGCCGCAGGTGGAGAAGATCTGCATCGACAA GGGTCTGACGGATGAGTCTGAAATCCTAAAGTTCCTCCAGCACGGGACCCTGGTGGGCCTGTTGCCCGTGCCGCACCCCATCCTGATCCGCAAGTACCAAGCGAACGCCGTCACGTCGTCGTGGTTCCACACGTACACGTGGGGGGTCGTTTACTTGCG CAACCTGGATCCTCCCATCTGGTACGACACCGACATCCGACTCTTTGAGATCCAGAAGCTTTAA
- the hid1b gene encoding protein HID1b isoform X2 codes for MGSGDSKLHFRKAVIQLTSSTQAVEASDEVFWDQFWAEPSMSVQDIFALVPPAEIRALREESPSNLATLCYKAVEKLGRAADRCCPSERERVSVLNCTRLLTRVLPFVFEDADWRGFMWAGLPAARKQCCQDNDNDDDDDPDGARPLAESLLLAIADLLFCPDFTVQGRKRGGQAIVADADGAVDSCELIWEAGVGFSQSPPLNTSHDRNRTELLKLLLTCFSEVLYLAPAEHRVNPWVRFFCSAANRHALPLFTSLLNVVCAYQPSGWGFPYDHLLMSDQRQLLVEQALQVLMVALEQGAPRAAAEDETDLCGPENQFVNFLSRIHREEDLSFILKGVSRLLNNPLAQTYLPNSTKKITFHQELFVLFWKLCDFNKKFLFFVLKSSDVLDVLVPILFFLNEARADPSGTGLVHMGVFILLLLSGERNFGVRLNKPFTLRVPMDVPVFSGTHADLLLVIFHRMMTCGHRRLQPLFDCLLTIIVNVSPYLKSLSMVSANKLLHLLELFSGPWFLFSAPHNHQLVFFLLEVFNNIIQYQFDGNSNLVYSLIRGRSLFQRLANLQADAAFINKALLHQKKKKKKSADTSHDNSAGTESCPKSRQEELDLVGSLEAAPEPHRSWIHNITQKSQVGDNGAVDSDGARTAAECSVVGGANDTESNSERDHHEGTQKESKGAIRLPARASASSPWSPTPDWVLSWKSKLPLQTIMRLLQVLVPQVEKICIDKGLTDESEILKFLQHGTLVGLLPVPHPILIRKYQANAVTSSWFHTYTWGVVYLRNLDPPIWYDTDIRLFEIQKL; via the exons ATGGGCAGCGGTGACAGCAAACTTCACTTCAGGAAGGCTGTAATCCAGCTCACCAGCTCCACTCAG GCCGTGGAAGCATCGGATGAGGTCTTCTGGGACCAGTTCTGGGCCGAGCCGTCCATGTCGGTCCAGGACATCTTCGCCTTAGTTCCGCCGGCTGAGATCCGAGCGCTGAGGGAGGAATCTCCATCCAACCTGGCCACATTGTGCTACAAG GCGGTGGAGAAGTTGGGCCGGGCGGCGGATCGTTGCTGCCCGTCGGAGCGAGAGCGCGTCTCCGTCCTAAACTGCACGCGTCTGTTGACCCGCGTGCTGCCCTTCGTCTTCGAGGACGCCGACTGGCGAGGCTTCATGTGGGCCGGCCTGCCTGCCGCCCGTAAGCAA TGTTGCCAGGACAACGAcaacgacgacgatgatgacccCGATGGCGCTCGCCCCCTGGCTGAGTCGCTCCTCCTGGCCATCGCCGACCTTCTCTTCTGTCCCGACTTCACTGTCCAGGGCCGTAAGCGGGGCGGGCAGGCGA TTGTTGCAGACGCCGACGGCGCGGTGGACAGCTGCGAGTTGATCTGGGAGGCGGGCGTGGGCTTCTCCCAATCGCCGCCGCTCAACACCAGCCATGACAGAAACAG GACGGAGCTTCTCAAGCTGCTGCTGACGTGCTTCTCCGAGGTCCTTTACCTGGCGCCCGCCGAGCATCGCGTCAACCCCTGGGTGCGCTTCTTCTGCTCCGCCGCCAACAG ACACGCGCTCCCGCTCTTCACGTCGCTGCTGAACGTGGTGTGCGCCTACCAGCCTTCCGGATGGGGCTTCCCTTACGACCACTTGCTCATGTCAGACCAGCGCCAGCTGCTGGTGGAACAAGCGCTTCAGGTTCTCATGGTCGCGCTGGAGCAGGGCGCACcccgcgccgccgccgaggACGAGACCGAT TTGTGTGGTCCTGAGAACCAGTTTGTCAACTTCCTGTCCAGGATCCACCGAGAAGAG GACTTGAGCTTCATCCTGAAAGGTGTGAGCCGGCTCCTCAACAACCCTTTGGCGCAGACCTACCTGCCCAACTCCACCAAGAAGATCACCTTCCACCAGGAACTCTTCGTCCTGTTTTGGAAATTGTGCGACTTCAACAAG AAATTCCTCTTCTTCGTGCTGAAGAGCAGCGACGTTCTGGACGTGCTGGTCCCCATTCTGTTCTTCCTCAACGAAGCCCGCGCCGATCCCT CTGGTACGGGCCTGGTCCACATGGGCGTCTTCATCCTGCTGCTATTGAGCGGGGAGAGGAACTTTGGCGTACGCCTCAACAAACCCTTCACGCTGCGCGTCCCCATGGACGTTCCGGTTTTCAGCGGGACGCACGCCGACCTGCTGCTCGTG ATCTTCCACAGGATGATGACGTGCGGACATCGGCGACTGCAGCCGCTCTTCGACTGTTTGCTCACCATCATCGTCAACG TTTCTCCGTACCTGAAGAGCTTGTCCATGGTGTCGGCCAACAAGCTTCTGCACCTCCTGGAGCTTTTCTCCGGGCCGTGGTTCCTGTTCTCGGCCCCGCACAACCACCAGCTCGTCTTCTTCCTCCTGGAGGTTTTCAACAACATCATCCAGTACCAGTTTGACG GTAACAGCAACCTGGTGTACTCCCTGATCCGGGGGAGGAGCCTTTTCCAACGGCTCGCCAACCTCCAGGCCGACGCGGCGTTCATCAACAAGGCGCTGTTGcaccaaaagaagaagaaaaaaaagagcgccGACACTTCCCACGACAACTCTGCAGGCACGGAATCCTGCCCGAAAAGCCGACAGGAGGAGTTGGACCTGGTCGGTTCCCTGGAAGCCGCGCCGGAACCACATCGCAGCT GGATCCACAACATCACACAGAAGTCCCAAGTTGGTGATAACGGCGCCGTCGATTCGGACGGCGCGCGGACCGCCGCCGAGTGCAGCGTCGTGGGCGGGGCTAACGACACCGAGTCCAACTCGGAGAGGGACCACCACGAG ggcacgCAGAAGGAGAGCAAAGGGGCCATTCGCCTCCCAGCCAGGGCCTCGGCTTCTTCGCCCTGGAGCCCCACGCCCGACTGG GTGCTGTCGTGGAAGTCCAAACTTCCCCTGCAGACCATCATGCGACTTCTGCAGGTTCTGGTGCCGCAGGTGGAGAAGATCTGCATCGACAA GGGTCTGACGGATGAGTCTGAAATCCTAAAGTTCCTCCAGCACGGGACCCTGGTGGGCCTGTTGCCCGTGCCGCACCCCATCCTGATCCGCAAGTACCAAGCGAACGCCGTCACGTCGTCGTGGTTCCACACGTACACGTGGGGGGTCGTTTACTTGCG CAACCTGGATCCTCCCATCTGGTACGACACCGACATCCGACTCTTTGAGATCCAGAAGCTTTAA
- the hid1b gene encoding protein HID1b isoform X3: MGSGDSKLHFRKAVIQLTSSTQAVEASDEVFWDQFWAEPSMSVQDIFALVPPAEIRALREESPSNLATLCYKAVEKLGRAADRCCPSERERVSVLNCTRLLTRVLPFVFEDADWRGFMWAGLPAARKQCCQDNDNDDDDDPDGARPLAESLLLAIADLLFCPDFTVQGRKRGGQEVVADADGAVDSCELIWEAGVGFSQSPPLNTSHDRNRTELLKLLLTCFSEVLYLAPAEHRVNPWVRFFCSAANRHALPLFTSLLNVVCAYQPSGWGFPYDHLLMSDQRQLLVEQALQVLMVALEQGAPRAAAEDETDLCGPENQFVNFLSRIHREEDLSFILKGVSRLLNNPLAQTYLPNSTKKITFHQELFVLFWKLCDFNKKFLFFVLKSSDVLDVLVPILFFLNEARADPSGTGLVHMGVFILLLLSGERNFGVRLNKPFTLRVPMDVPVFSGTHADLLLVIFHRMMTCGHRRLQPLFDCLLTIIVNVSPYLKSLSMVSANKLLHLLELFSGPWFLFSAPHNHQLVFFLLEVFNNIIQYQFDGNSNLVYSLIRGRSLFQRLANLQADAAFINKALLHQKKKKKKSADTSHDNSAGTESCPKSRQEELDLVGSLEAAPEPHRSFQWTLSSFLSGPHKHKSFFAEEKEELSYQ; this comes from the exons ATGGGCAGCGGTGACAGCAAACTTCACTTCAGGAAGGCTGTAATCCAGCTCACCAGCTCCACTCAG GCCGTGGAAGCATCGGATGAGGTCTTCTGGGACCAGTTCTGGGCCGAGCCGTCCATGTCGGTCCAGGACATCTTCGCCTTAGTTCCGCCGGCTGAGATCCGAGCGCTGAGGGAGGAATCTCCATCCAACCTGGCCACATTGTGCTACAAG GCGGTGGAGAAGTTGGGCCGGGCGGCGGATCGTTGCTGCCCGTCGGAGCGAGAGCGCGTCTCCGTCCTAAACTGCACGCGTCTGTTGACCCGCGTGCTGCCCTTCGTCTTCGAGGACGCCGACTGGCGAGGCTTCATGTGGGCCGGCCTGCCTGCCGCCCGTAAGCAA TGTTGCCAGGACAACGAcaacgacgacgatgatgacccCGATGGCGCTCGCCCCCTGGCTGAGTCGCTCCTCCTGGCCATCGCCGACCTTCTCTTCTGTCCCGACTTCACTGTCCAGGGCCGTAAGCGGGGCGGGCAG GAAGTTGTTGCAGACGCCGACGGCGCGGTGGACAGCTGCGAGTTGATCTGGGAGGCGGGCGTGGGCTTCTCCCAATCGCCGCCGCTCAACACCAGCCATGACAGAAACAG GACGGAGCTTCTCAAGCTGCTGCTGACGTGCTTCTCCGAGGTCCTTTACCTGGCGCCCGCCGAGCATCGCGTCAACCCCTGGGTGCGCTTCTTCTGCTCCGCCGCCAACAG ACACGCGCTCCCGCTCTTCACGTCGCTGCTGAACGTGGTGTGCGCCTACCAGCCTTCCGGATGGGGCTTCCCTTACGACCACTTGCTCATGTCAGACCAGCGCCAGCTGCTGGTGGAACAAGCGCTTCAGGTTCTCATGGTCGCGCTGGAGCAGGGCGCACcccgcgccgccgccgaggACGAGACCGAT TTGTGTGGTCCTGAGAACCAGTTTGTCAACTTCCTGTCCAGGATCCACCGAGAAGAG GACTTGAGCTTCATCCTGAAAGGTGTGAGCCGGCTCCTCAACAACCCTTTGGCGCAGACCTACCTGCCCAACTCCACCAAGAAGATCACCTTCCACCAGGAACTCTTCGTCCTGTTTTGGAAATTGTGCGACTTCAACAAG AAATTCCTCTTCTTCGTGCTGAAGAGCAGCGACGTTCTGGACGTGCTGGTCCCCATTCTGTTCTTCCTCAACGAAGCCCGCGCCGATCCCT CTGGTACGGGCCTGGTCCACATGGGCGTCTTCATCCTGCTGCTATTGAGCGGGGAGAGGAACTTTGGCGTACGCCTCAACAAACCCTTCACGCTGCGCGTCCCCATGGACGTTCCGGTTTTCAGCGGGACGCACGCCGACCTGCTGCTCGTG ATCTTCCACAGGATGATGACGTGCGGACATCGGCGACTGCAGCCGCTCTTCGACTGTTTGCTCACCATCATCGTCAACG TTTCTCCGTACCTGAAGAGCTTGTCCATGGTGTCGGCCAACAAGCTTCTGCACCTCCTGGAGCTTTTCTCCGGGCCGTGGTTCCTGTTCTCGGCCCCGCACAACCACCAGCTCGTCTTCTTCCTCCTGGAGGTTTTCAACAACATCATCCAGTACCAGTTTGACG GTAACAGCAACCTGGTGTACTCCCTGATCCGGGGGAGGAGCCTTTTCCAACGGCTCGCCAACCTCCAGGCCGACGCGGCGTTCATCAACAAGGCGCTGTTGcaccaaaagaagaagaaaaaaaagagcgccGACACTTCCCACGACAACTCTGCAGGCACGGAATCCTGCCCGAAAAGCCGACAGGAGGAGTTGGACCTGGTCGGTTCCCTGGAAGCCGCGCCGGAACCACATCGCAGCT ttcaatggacattgtCCTCCTTCCTCAGTgggccacacaaacacaagtcgttctttgcagaggagaaagaagagcTGTCTTACCAGTGA